From Pseudomonas poae, the proteins below share one genomic window:
- the rpoS gene encoding RNA polymerase sigma factor RpoS, producing the protein MALSKEAPEFDIDDEVLLMETGIATESMSNEGPAVPSVRTKSKNSTALKQHKYIDYTRALDATQLYLNEIGFSPLLTPEEEVHFARLSQKGDPAGRKRMIESNLRLVVKIARRYVNRGLSLLDLIEEGNLGLIRAVEKFDPERGFRFSTYATWWIRQTIERAIMNQTRTIRLPIHVVKELNVYLRAARELTQKLDHEPSPEEIANLLEKPVGEVKRMLGLNERVSSVDVSLGPDSDKTLLDTLTDDRPTDPCELLQDDDLSQSIDQWLSELTDKQREVVIRRFGLRGHESSTLEDVGLEIGLTRERVRQIQVEGLKRLREILEKNGLSSESLFQ; encoded by the coding sequence ATGGCTCTCAGTAAAGAAGCGCCGGAGTTTGACATCGACGATGAGGTTCTCCTTATGGAGACCGGTATCGCTACGGAATCGATGTCGAATGAGGGACCTGCTGTACCTTCAGTTCGCACCAAATCCAAGAACTCCACCGCGTTAAAGCAACACAAATACATTGATTACACACGGGCGCTCGATGCGACCCAGCTGTACCTCAATGAAATCGGCTTTTCCCCTCTGCTTACCCCCGAAGAAGAAGTCCATTTTGCGCGCTTGTCGCAAAAGGGTGATCCGGCTGGGCGCAAGCGCATGATTGAAAGTAACCTGCGCCTGGTGGTGAAAATCGCCCGACGCTACGTCAATCGTGGGCTATCGCTGCTGGACCTGATCGAGGAGGGCAACCTGGGCTTGATCCGGGCGGTGGAGAAGTTCGACCCTGAGCGGGGCTTCCGCTTTTCAACCTATGCCACCTGGTGGATCCGCCAGACCATCGAACGGGCGATCATGAATCAGACCCGCACGATCCGGTTGCCGATCCATGTGGTCAAGGAGCTCAACGTCTACCTGCGGGCAGCGCGTGAGCTGACACAAAAACTCGATCATGAACCTTCGCCCGAAGAAATCGCCAACCTGCTGGAAAAACCGGTAGGGGAGGTCAAGCGCATGCTTGGCCTGAACGAGCGGGTGTCTTCGGTTGACGTCTCGCTGGGTCCGGATTCGGATAAAACCCTGCTGGACACCCTGACGGATGATCGCCCGACAGATCCTTGCGAGCTGTTGCAGGACGATGATCTTTCCCAAAGTATTGACCAGTGGCTGTCTGAGCTCACGGACAAGCAGCGTGAGGTGGTGATTCGCCGCTTTGGTCTGCGCGGCCATGAGAGCAGTACCCTGGAGGACGTAGGCCTGGAGATCGGCCTGACCCGCGAACGGGTGCGGCAGATTCAGGTGGAGGGCCTCAAACGCTTGCGTGAGATCCTGGAGAAGAACGGCTTGTCGAGTGAGTCGTTGTTTCAGTAA
- the fghA gene encoding S-formylglutathione hydrolase: protein MPMTLENISCQKSFGGWHKRYKHSSHVLGCDMTFAVYLPPQAEQGGKLPVLYWLSGLTCTDENFMQKAGAQRMAAELGLIIVAPDTSPRGPGVPGDPDNAWDFGLGAGFYLNAIQEPWAKHYRMHDYVVQELPALVEAHFPASDKRGISGHSMGGHGALVCALRNPGRYLSVSAFSPINNPMDCPWGQKAFSRYLGEERSKWREWDACVLISEASQKLPLLVDQGDRDDFLAVQLKPEALMQAAKAANHPLELRLQPGYDHSYFFIASFIEDHLRHHGRALLG, encoded by the coding sequence ATTCCCATGACCCTGGAAAATATCTCGTGCCAAAAGAGTTTTGGCGGCTGGCACAAACGCTATAAACACAGCTCCCACGTGCTCGGTTGCGACATGACTTTCGCCGTCTACTTGCCGCCGCAAGCGGAGCAGGGCGGCAAGTTGCCGGTACTGTACTGGCTGTCCGGGCTGACCTGCACCGATGAGAATTTCATGCAGAAAGCCGGCGCCCAGCGCATGGCCGCCGAGCTGGGGTTGATCATCGTCGCGCCGGACACCAGCCCGCGTGGCCCCGGCGTGCCGGGCGACCCGGACAACGCCTGGGATTTTGGCCTGGGCGCCGGCTTCTACCTGAATGCCATTCAGGAACCGTGGGCCAAGCACTATCGGATGCACGACTACGTGGTGCAGGAATTGCCGGCTTTGGTTGAAGCGCATTTCCCGGCTTCGGATAAACGCGGCATCAGTGGCCACTCCATGGGCGGCCACGGTGCGCTGGTGTGTGCCTTGCGCAACCCCGGGCGTTACCTGTCGGTGTCGGCGTTTTCGCCGATCAACAACCCGATGGATTGCCCGTGGGGTCAGAAAGCCTTCTCCCGTTACCTGGGTGAAGAACGTTCGAAATGGCGCGAGTGGGACGCCTGCGTGCTGATCAGCGAAGCCTCGCAAAAGCTGCCGTTGCTGGTGGACCAGGGCGACCGCGACGACTTCCTGGCCGTTCAACTCAAGCCCGAAGCCCTGATGCAAGCGGCCAAGGCGGCTAACCACCCGCTGGAACTGCGCCTGCAGCCGGGCTACGACCACAGCTACTTCTTTATCGCCAGCTTCATCGAAGACCATTTGCGACACCATGGTCGTGCTTTGCTCGGTTAA
- a CDS encoding protein-L-isoaspartate(D-aspartate) O-methyltransferase: MTSQRTRERLIQRLYEEGLSNAQVLEVIRRTPRHLFVDEALAHRAYEDTALPIGHNQTISQPYMVARMSELLLAAGPLDKVLEIGTGSGYQTAVLAQLVERVFSVERIKVLQDRAKERLVELNLRNVVFRWGDGWEGWPALAPYNGIIVTAVATDVPQALLDQLAPGGRLVIPVGSGEVQQLMLIIREDEGFSRHVLGAVRFVPLLNGPLA, from the coding sequence ATGACCTCCCAGCGTACTCGCGAGCGTTTGATTCAGCGCCTGTACGAAGAGGGCTTGTCCAACGCCCAGGTGCTGGAAGTGATCCGGCGCACGCCTCGGCATCTGTTTGTCGATGAAGCCCTGGCCCACCGTGCCTATGAAGACACGGCGCTGCCCATCGGCCATAACCAGACCATCTCCCAGCCCTACATGGTGGCGCGCATGAGCGAGCTGCTGCTGGCGGCGGGGCCGTTGGACAAGGTACTGGAGATCGGCACCGGCTCGGGCTACCAGACCGCCGTGCTGGCGCAACTGGTGGAGCGGGTGTTTTCGGTGGAGCGCATCAAGGTGCTGCAAGACCGCGCCAAGGAACGCCTGGTGGAGTTGAACCTGCGCAACGTGGTGTTCCGCTGGGGTGATGGCTGGGAAGGCTGGCCGGCGCTGGCGCCCTACAACGGCATCATCGTTACCGCCGTGGCCACCGATGTCCCGCAAGCGTTGCTCGACCAACTGGCGCCCGGTGGCCGTCTGGTGATCCCGGTGGGTTCCGGCGAAGTGCAACAATTGATGCTCATTATCCGCGAGGACGAAGGCTTTTCCCGGCATGTGCTGGGGGCTGTCCGCTTTGTGCCGTTGCTGAACGGCCCGCTGGCCTGA
- a CDS encoding peptidoglycan DD-metalloendopeptidase family protein, translating into MSLTGLAQRMSKTSFQRLVLGLVLSSLLAACSSSPSSGARVVDRNNAAPQKPTVTTGQYVVRKGDTMFSIAFRYGWDYKALAARNNIPVPYTIHPGQTIRFDGRTGSTPTTVVTNTGSSPSSSSKTTLITRPAGTAAPTVASKPAAAPLPPAGPAPTGWGWPSNGVLIGKFSSNGSLNKGIDIAGDLGQPVLAASDGTVVYAGSGLRGYGELVIIKHSDTYVSAYGHNRRLLVREGQQVKVGQTIAEMGSTGTDRVKLHFEIRRQGKPVDPLQFLPRR; encoded by the coding sequence GTGAGTCTCACAGGTCTTGCGCAGCGTATGAGTAAAACAAGCTTTCAGCGACTGGTGCTTGGCCTTGTCTTGAGTTCCCTGCTGGCGGCGTGCTCCAGTTCGCCAAGCAGTGGCGCGCGGGTGGTTGATCGCAATAATGCGGCGCCGCAAAAGCCGACGGTCACCACCGGGCAATATGTGGTGCGCAAGGGCGACACGATGTTCTCGATCGCCTTCCGTTATGGTTGGGACTACAAGGCGCTCGCAGCTCGTAACAATATTCCTGTGCCCTACACGATCCATCCGGGTCAGACCATTCGCTTCGACGGGCGCACCGGTTCAACACCTACGACAGTTGTGACAAACACCGGATCTTCGCCGTCGTCTTCGAGCAAAACCACCCTCATCACCCGGCCTGCAGGCACCGCTGCGCCTACTGTTGCCAGCAAGCCGGCAGCCGCGCCGTTGCCGCCTGCAGGGCCTGCGCCGACCGGTTGGGGGTGGCCTTCAAACGGCGTATTAATTGGAAAATTCTCTTCAAACGGTAGTTTGAATAAAGGCATTGATATCGCCGGGGATTTGGGACAGCCTGTTTTAGCTGCGTCTGATGGGACAGTGGTGTACGCCGGGAGTGGTTTACGGGGCTACGGCGAGCTGGTCATCATCAAACACAGCGATACCTACGTCAGTGCTTACGGTCACAACCGCAGGCTGTTGGTTCGGGAGGGGCAGCAAGTCAAGGTCGGACAGACAATTGCCGAAATGGGATCAACTGGCACAGACCGGGTGAAACTGCACTTTGAGATTCGCCGCCAAGGGAAGCCTGTAGATCCGCTGCAATTCCTACCCCGTCGTTGA
- the surE gene encoding 5'/3'-nucleotidase SurE, translating to MRILISNDDGATAPGLAALYAALEDYAECVVVAPDQDKSGASSSLTLDRPLHPQVLANGFISVNGTPTDCVHLAINSLLEQEPDLVVSGINLGANLGDDVLYSGTVAAALEGRFLGRTSFAFSFASRQLDNLATAAYFARKLVEAHGDLDLPPRTVLNVNIPNLPLDHIRGIQLTRLGHRARAAAPLKIVDPRGKEGYWIAAAGDAEDGGPGTDFHAVMQGYVSITPLQLDRTFSDAFSSLDGWLEGLR from the coding sequence ATGCGTATTCTGATATCAAACGATGACGGTGCCACCGCACCCGGTCTTGCCGCGCTCTATGCTGCGCTGGAAGATTACGCCGAGTGCGTGGTGGTTGCCCCCGACCAGGACAAGAGCGGCGCCAGCAGTTCGCTGACGCTCGACCGTCCCCTGCACCCGCAGGTCCTGGCCAATGGCTTTATCAGCGTGAACGGCACCCCCACCGACTGCGTGCACCTGGCTATCAACAGCTTGTTGGAGCAGGAGCCGGACCTGGTGGTGTCCGGCATCAACCTCGGCGCAAACCTGGGGGATGACGTGTTGTATTCCGGCACCGTGGCGGCGGCCCTTGAAGGGCGCTTCCTGGGGCGTACCTCATTCGCTTTCTCCTTTGCTTCACGCCAGTTGGATAACCTGGCCACTGCCGCTTATTTCGCACGCAAACTGGTGGAGGCCCATGGTGATCTGGACCTGCCACCGCGCACGGTGCTCAACGTCAATATTCCCAATTTGCCCCTCGACCATATTCGCGGCATTCAGCTCACGCGCCTGGGCCATCGCGCTCGTGCTGCGGCGCCGTTGAAGATCGTCGACCCGCGTGGCAAGGAAGGTTATTGGATTGCTGCAGCGGGCGACGCGGAAGACGGCGGCCCGGGGACGGACTTTCACGCGGTGATGCAAGGTTATGTTTCGATTACCCCGTTGCAACTTGATCGCACCTTCAGTGATGCCTTCAGTAGTCTTGATGGATGGCTGGAGGGCCTGCGCTGA
- the truD gene encoding tRNA pseudouridine(13) synthase TruD encodes MNDLQLLGPRAYGEALGSAVLKATAEDFQVDEVLDIPLSGEGEHLWLWVEKRGLNTEEAARRIAKAAGVPLRTVSYAGLKDRQALTRQWFSVQLPGKADPDLSGAENDTLKILKTGRHKRKLQRGAHSANGFTLRLTQLAGDTAAIDARLQLIAQHGIPNYFGAQRFGHNGGNLTDAREWAARKALPEQRNVRSRLLSTARSYLFNKVLAARVADGSWQRAQVGDLLAFTDSRSFFPAGEAECSDPRLAILDLHPTGPQWGEGDSPAAGATHALEQTIAAGEAELRDWLVNAGMSQERRILRLPIGGLTWHYPSLDILQLEFVLPAGCFATVLVRELVYLVPVGQTDNPCVF; translated from the coding sequence ATGAATGACCTGCAACTACTGGGCCCGCGGGCCTATGGCGAGGCGTTGGGCAGCGCAGTCCTGAAGGCCACCGCTGAAGACTTCCAGGTTGATGAAGTGCTGGACATCCCGCTGAGCGGCGAGGGTGAGCACCTGTGGTTGTGGGTGGAGAAGCGCGGCCTGAATACCGAAGAAGCGGCCCGCCGCATCGCCAAGGCGGCTGGCGTGCCTTTGCGCACCGTCAGCTATGCCGGGCTCAAGGACCGCCAGGCGTTGACCCGCCAATGGTTCAGCGTGCAGCTGCCGGGCAAGGCCGACCCGGACCTGAGTGGCGCGGAAAACGACACGCTCAAGATCCTCAAGACCGGCCGTCACAAACGCAAGTTGCAACGGGGTGCACACTCGGCGAATGGCTTCACCTTGCGCCTGACCCAGCTGGCAGGTGATACCGCCGCTATCGACGCGCGGTTGCAACTGATTGCACAACACGGCATTCCGAATTACTTCGGCGCCCAGCGTTTCGGCCACAACGGTGGCAACCTCACCGATGCCCGCGAATGGGCTGCACGCAAGGCTTTGCCGGAACAGCGCAATGTGCGTTCGCGGCTGCTGTCCACTGCGCGCAGCTACCTGTTCAACAAAGTGTTGGCGGCGCGTGTGGCTGATGGTTCCTGGCAGCGCGCCCAGGTCGGCGACCTGCTGGCCTTTACCGACAGCCGCAGTTTTTTCCCCGCCGGGGAGGCGGAGTGCAGCGACCCGCGCCTGGCGATTCTGGACCTGCACCCCACCGGGCCGCAGTGGGGCGAGGGCGACTCACCCGCCGCAGGTGCAACCCACGCGCTTGAGCAAACGATTGCCGCCGGTGAAGCCGAGCTGCGCGATTGGCTGGTGAATGCCGGAATGAGCCAGGAACGTCGCATTCTGCGACTGCCCATTGGCGGGTTGACGTGGCATTATCCTTCGCTGGACATTCTGCAATTGGAATTCGTCCTGCCGGCCGGATGCTTCGCCACTGTCTTGGTGCGCGAGCTTGTTTATCTGGTGCCGGTGGGGCAGACGGACAACCCATGCGTATTCTGA
- the ispF gene encoding 2-C-methyl-D-erythritol 2,4-cyclodiphosphate synthase, whose amino-acid sequence MRIGHGYDVHRFAEGDFITLGGVRIAHHHGLLAHSDGDVVLHALSDALLGAAALGDIGKHFPDTDPTFKGADSRVLLRHVVGLIHAKGWKVGNVDNTIVAQAPKMAPHIESMRALIAADLQIELDQVNVKATTTEKLGFTGREEGIAVHSVALLLRA is encoded by the coding sequence ATGCGTATTGGCCACGGCTACGATGTGCACCGTTTCGCTGAAGGCGATTTCATCACCCTGGGCGGCGTGCGCATTGCGCACCACCATGGGTTGCTGGCTCATTCTGACGGCGACGTTGTGCTGCACGCCTTGAGCGATGCCTTGCTCGGTGCGGCGGCATTGGGGGACATCGGCAAGCACTTTCCGGACACCGATCCCACCTTCAAGGGCGCGGACAGTCGTGTATTGCTGCGCCACGTGGTCGGCCTGATCCACGCCAAGGGCTGGAAGGTCGGTAACGTCGACAACACCATCGTGGCCCAGGCGCCGAAAATGGCACCGCATATCGAATCAATGCGTGCGCTGATTGCCGCAGACCTGCAAATTGAATTGGATCAAGTGAACGTGAAAGCCACTACCACCGAAAAGCTCGGGTTTACCGGTCGTGAAGAGGGCATTGCGGTGCACTCCGTCGCCTTGTTGCTGCGCGCATGA